The Streptomyces sp. NBC_00483 genome contains the following window.
TGCGACTGGGTCAAGAGGGGCCTGCCGCTCTGCTTGATCGGCGACAGCGGAACCGGCAAGTCCCACCTGCTCATCGCGCTGGGCACCAAGGCCGCGATGCACGAGTACCGGGTGAAATACGTCCTGGCCACCAAGCTCGTCAACGAGCTCGTGGAGGCCGCAGACGAGAAACTGCTGGCAAGACCATCGCCCGCTACGGCCGCGTCGACCTTCTCTGCATCGACGAGCTGGGCTACATGGAACTCGACCGGCGAGGCGCGGAACTGCTGTTCCAGGTTCTGACGGAGCGGGAGGAGAAGAACAGCGTGGCCATCGCCTCGAACGAATCCTTCGGAGGCTGGACCAAGACGTTCACCGACCCGAGGCTCTGCGCGGCCATCGTGGACCGGCTGACGTTCGGCGGGAACATCATCGAGACCGGCACCGACTCCTACCGGCTGGCAGCCACCCGGGCCCGCGCGGAGCAACAGGCCGCAGCACTGTCGGCTGCCAGCTGACACCCGCACCCTGCATCTCTCCGGCCCCGCGACCTCTCACGGTCACGGGGCCGATGCGTTGGCCGGCGCCGCACAAGGTGGAGTCACTTCTCACCTACCGAACGAGATCCTCCGGCCGCCAGGTGGAGTCAGAACTCGCCTACAAACGGAGTCAACGAACACCTGTCGGCGTACACGTCGAAGTGCGCAGGCGGGTACACGCGAACATGCTCACCGCATCGCACACGATCACAGCCCCCGAGGCCCCGTTGGCGAGCGGCCGGGCCGCCGTACTACGGCTCCGGCGGTATGGCTGGCCTGGGAAGATCGAGAACGCGGGCGAGGGCGACTATGACGGGAGCGCAGTGGGCTGGCAGGTGTTCGGAGGCCCAGTCGGCTGCCAGTGCGAGGAAGTCGGTCAGGTCGCGCTCGGCGCCAGCGAGCAGGTGGCGGAGCTCGGTGTCGGACAGTTCGATCAGCGGGCTGTCGCTCTGTTCGGCGTTGACGGTGAGCCGGATTCTGTCGCCCACGCGCTCCGCAACCGGTGAAACGGGCTCGTGACCGAAGCCGAGCAGGGTGCCGTCGTCAACGAACTGGTGCCAGTCGCGCCAGTCCTCCAAGCCGTCGCAGCAGCCGGGTGCGAAGGTGACGCCTGTGGAACTGTCGGTGACCCGCAGGCCGCCGGCTGCGAAGAGGCACTCCAAGGTCAGCAGTCCGTCAAGGAACGAGCTGAGCGCGTCGGCCGGACGAGGCGGGCGGTCGCCATCGGGTGCGATGTCATTGCAGCCCGCGATGCGCATCACCGCCGTCCCGACCTCGGCGGGTGAGAGATCACCGCTGAGAGGCAGGAAGCTGAACGGCTCGATCTCGGCGATGGGCCAGAGGTCAAAGCCGTCAGGGGTGTAGATCTCCAGGACGGGCTGCACGACGATCACCCGGCGAAGTGTTCCGCATCCCCCGCCCGAAGCGCCTCCCCACTTCGCCGGGCCCCTCGTCGCGGCCAAGCTGAGCACCTTCGGTTGTACCATCCTGAGCAGATACGGGTGTACGCCGACAACACCTACAAAGCCACCGCATCAAGTCCGAACAAGCCGGCCATCTCCTGGCAGGTCAACGGCCCTTGATGGGGACGACGCCGGTCCGCGAGGACCTGCAGGATGCGCTGATAGTCCACCGACAGCACCGACCAGCTCAGTCCCTCGCGCCAGACCGGCACCTGCGACTTCGGCTTCGCCGCCGCCGACGCAACAACCTCCGTCTGCTCGGCCTGCCCGGGAGCTTCCCGTTCGTCGGCCGGGGCCAGTACCTCGCCCACCTGCGAGCGGGCGATGGCCCACTCCTTCCAGTCCCGCTCGGCCACGGCCAACTCGGCCTGCACGCGGTCGACTTCCTCGCGCAGTTCATCCACCCGACGGCGGGCAGCGAGCTCACGCTGTTCCAGCAGCCCCGCAAGCGACGGCATCTACGGCCTCCCCAGAAGCGATGACCCGGCAGGCCACCACTCCCACGACACCGCCGCCCCTATGCCTGACCAGCTAAAACACCGCCATCAGGTTCGGAACGACAACAGCCACTTAGCCGCTCTAGGGGCTCAGCGCCTTCTCCGACCAGGAGGTCCCGGTAGACCGAAGGCCGGGACAGCATCCGCGATGCGCTGCGACGCTCCCAGACATGCACCGGTACCGTTGCAGGTCCACAGCTGGATCGCGGTTCGGTCCGTCCTGCGGGAAGACGCCACGTCGTTCACTTGCCTGCGGTGCCGGTCATCAGACCGGTAGGGCTGGGCTACTGGCTGCTGTTGGTAGTGACCTGCCACTTTTGGCCCTGGGAGCCGTCGCACTTCATGGTCAGGGCTGCGCCGCCACTGCCGTCAAGACACTGGTGCGACGTGATGTAGAGAGCGCTGCGGATGGTAACGGTGCCGTCACCGTTGTCCCCCAGGTACCACCGCTGCCACGACTCCCCATTGGCGCCGCACTTTCCACGCAGCACCTTGCCGGGCAAGCCTCGACCTTCCCTTTCCCTGTCTGTTTCGAGTTTCAGGCACTTGCCGGTCGCGCCGCCCATGATCTCCACGGACCCATATTGCGATTGACGGAGTGTCCAGCGCTGGCTCGGGTCGCCGGTGTTGGTTGTGATCACGGCACCCCTGGAATAGGAGTCCTCGGTGAGGACCTGGTTGCGGCTGTTCTGTCTGCTGATTGTCACCACTGAGTCGGCTGCGGCAGAGGATTCCGCATGGGCAACGGCAACGTCGGCGACGCTAAGTCCGCCCCCACTCATGGCGATCGCCACCAAGGACGTGATGAGTCGGTTCATGCTTGTTCTTCTCTCTGTTGTGGAACGAACGGATGAGGTCTACATGCGACCGTCCCACCGTGGCCGGTGCCCCATTCTCCCCGGAGCCGCCAATTCACCCTCCAGCGCGCCAAAACCCCCTGTATGGATGCCCCCCACGGTGTCCGGGAGGTGCTGATCAGGTCACCCGTGCGGCAGAACATTCCCGCCATCACGCTCCAGACGGGTTGGTCCCGCTCACCTGCAACGGAATCCAGCGGCTGTTCACGGGAGTGTAAATCTAACGGCGGATCCGATGATCAAGGAGACGCCTGATGAGCGAGACCATCGTCGAGAACGAGGCCGGCCAGGAGCCGGCCGACGCGTTGGTCGGCGCCGCACAAAGTGGAGTCACTTCTCACCTACCAAACGAGATCCTCCGGCCGCCAAGTGGAGTCAGAACCCACCTACAAACGGAGTCAACGAACACCTACAAAGCCATGGAGCGGACCGTGTCCTGGCTGTCCGGCTGCCGACGCCTGCACCGCCGCTACGAACGCAAGCCGGAACACTTCCTCGCCTTCACCGCCATCGCCGCAACCCTCATATGTCACCGCAGACTGGCCAAGTGAAATGGCATCTCAACCGATCAACTCATCCGATGCGTAGACCCGTTCAAAACGGGCCGAGCACGCGGGCGGACGAGAACAGCAAGTCAATTCGTGTGTAGGACTTGGAGCGCGAGCCGCTTCGCTCGCGCTTGGCTGGCGTGCCGGTGCGGTAGAGGCTGGTTCTCTTCAGCGGCGCCCGCGACTCCGGCGAGAACGCTGTTTGGCGAGACGCTGAGCGCCGAGAGAGACCGTGATGGTGAACACGGCAATGCCGAGCATCCAGACAGCTGCCTGCCCACGTGACCATCCCGCCTGCCACGGGTACATCATCGCAACGACTATGGCTGTCATGGAGAGCCCCCACAAAAGCACGCGGGTCAGACGGTTCACGAATTCAGCTCCTCTCCACCGAGGGCGTGCCCAGCTTGGCCCCGGGCACGCCCTCGACAAGTCAGCGGAAAGCCGGG
Protein-coding sequences here:
- a CDS encoding RICIN domain-containing protein; protein product: MNRLITSLVAIAMSGGGLSVADVAVAHAESSAAADSVVTISRQNSRNQVLTEDSYSRGAVITTNTGDPSQRWTLRQSQYGSVEIMGGATGKCLKLETDREREGRGLPGKVLRGKCGANGESWQRWYLGDNGDGTVTIRSALYITSHQCLDGSGGAALTMKCDGSQGQKWQVTTNSSQ